The Beijerinckiaceae bacterium RH AL1 genome has a segment encoding these proteins:
- a CDS encoding hypothetical protein (ID:RHAL1_03384;~conserved protein of unknown function;~source:Prodigal:2.6), with amino-acid sequence MNQEDEYRIRLRAYELWHEAGRPHGRHLEYWVAAEKEFLAKRRALLEEELDEGLIESFPASDAPSVLRRNGMV; translated from the coding sequence ATGAACCAGGAAGACGAATACCGTATCCGGCTGCGAGCCTACGAGCTGTGGCACGAAGCCGGTCGGCCGCACGGCCGCCACCTCGAATATTGGGTCGCCGCCGAGAAAGAGTTTTTGGCAAAGCGCCGCGCGCTTCTCGAAGAAGAGCTCGACGAAGGCCTGATCGAGAGCTTCCCGGCCAGTGACGCGCCGTCCGTCCTGCGTCGCAACGGCATGGTCTGA